GGTTACCTTTAAGAACTACCATTAATTCAAGGTAGAGAAGCCCCAGGCTGCTGGGTTGTCTCACCCACTTTTGGGTGAGTTGTAGTCCAATTGCAACCTGAGGTCTAGGGACACCTGCCTAGGTGATGAGAAATGTGGGAGCTACCTTTGAATTAAAAGTCTTGAGAGctcagatacaaaattaatacacagaaatctgttgcattcctatacgctaatgatgaactagcagaaagaaatcaggaaaacaattccattcacaattgcatcaaaaagaataaaatacctaggaataaacctaaccaaggaagtgaaagacctataccctgaaaactacaagacactctaaagagaaattaaagacactaataaatggaaattcatctcatgctcttgggtaggaagaattaatattgtcaaaatggccatcctgcctaaagcaatctacagattcaatgcaaaccctatcaaaataccaacagcattcttcaacgaactggaatagttctaaaattcatatggaaccacaaaaccccccgaatagccaaagcaatcctgagaaggaagaataaagcagggggaatctcacttcccaactgcaagctctactacaaagccacagtaatcaagacaatttggtactggcacaagaacagacccacagaccagtggaacagaatagacagcccagatagtAACCCAAGTATATATACGGTcaataatatacgataaaggagccatggacatacaatggggaaatgacagcctcttcaacagctggtgttggcaaaattggacagctacacgtaagagaatggaactggattattgtctaaccccatatacaaaagtaaactcaaaatggatcaaagacctgaatgtaagtcatgaaaccataaaactcttagaaaaaaacaggcgaaaatctcttgcacataaacatgagcgacttcttcatgaacatatctcctgggcaagggaaacaaaagcagaaatgaacaagtgggactatatcaagctaaaaagcttctgtacagcaaaggacaccatcagtagaacaaaaagacatcctacagtatgggagaatatattcataaatgacatatccaataaggggctgacatccaaattatgtaaagagctcatgcacctcaacaaacaaaaagcaaaaaatccaattaaaaaatggacagaggagctgaacagacacttctccaaagaagaaattcagatggccaacagacacatgaaaagatgctccacatcgctaatcatcagagaaatgcagattaaaaccacaatgagataccacctcacaccagttaggatggccaccatccaaaagacaaacaacaaatgttggcgaggatgtggagaaaggggaactcttctacgctgctggtgggaatgtaaattcaaccattgtggaaaacagtatggaggttcctcaaaaaactcagaaataccatttgacccaggaattccactcctgggaatttaccctaagaatgcaggagtccaatttgaaaaagacacatgcatccctatgttgCAGCACtcgttacaatagccaagaaatggaagcaacctaagtgtccatcagtagatgaatggataaagaagatgatggtacatatacacaatggaatattattcagccataaaaagaaaacaaatcctacctaccatttgcaacaacatggatggagctagggggtatttgcttagtgaaataagccaggcagagaaagacaaatgtcaaatgatttcactcatctgtggagtataagaacaaagaaaaaactgaaggaacacaacagcagcagactcacagaacccaagaatgtactgagagttactaaagggaaagggactggggaggaagggtgggacaGGAGGGATAGGCGGAAAATGGGCCGTTACGATTAGCAAACATAATTTGGGGaggaggcacggggaaggcagtatataacacagagaagacaaatagtgactctacagcatcttactacgctgatggacagcgactgtgaacgggtatgtgggggggacttgataatggggggaatctagtaacctcaatgttggtcatgtaattgtattatgttaatgtaattgtataatattaatgataccaaaaaaaaaaaaagtctggagaGCTGAGCTTTATCCACTATCGGGTAGACTCCGGAACTGAATGTCCCAACAGGAATTCAAGGTTCTGTAGCTGAAGCATATCCAGTGTGGCCGGGTAGGAGTAACACTCGGCATTCCAGACTCCGGCAGTCGTCCAGCCCTGGGACCTGGCTGCGACAGTTACGGGATTCAGATTCCAGGGTCCGTAGGTGTGGGGGCTTTCGGCGTGGTCGCGCCGCGTCCCTCCCCGCCCCGCCCGTccgcgccgccccgccccgcccgccccTGGCTTCCTCGTGACCCCGTGTCCCGCCCCCCTCGGCCGGGAGCACCCCCGGCTGATTGGCCCCTCCGCGGCGTATCCTCCCCGGCAGGCAGCCAGGCCCGCGCGTCACGTGGTCGAGCCGCGTCCAGGGCGCCGAGCCACGCGCTGCTGGGCATGGACCCGCAGGCCGCCGGGGCCCAGGCGCTGGGGGCCGCGGGGCCGCCTCGGGGCCCACCCCTGCCGAGCGCGCGGAAGGCGCCCCCCAGCCCGGGGGTGAGCGCCGCGCCAGGGCCGGTCGCGGCCGCCCGTATGCGGCCCGGGTCGGGAAGTTGCGGGGCTCGCTGGGTCGGGCCGGGCGGGGGCTGCGGGGCCGGGCAGCGCGGACCGCCTGCGATCGCGGAGCGCCGTTTGGGCGCGCGCTGGAGCTGGAAACGGCCGGGCCGCTGGGCGTGGGTGGGCGCGCCGAGAGGGAAGCTGTCGGATCCGGGGCGCCTCTGCTTACTTGCTAAATGGGAGGGGATGCTGGTGACCGAAACCGGGGGCGGCTGCCGGGCCCGGGCCCGGGGCCAGGTGAGGGCAGCGAGGAGAGGGACTCTTCCCGAAGGACCCGTGTCTACGGGTGTGGATGCTCAGCCATGCCTGAGCACCAGATGATGCCTCATACTCTCTCCTTTACCATTCACTGAAACCAAAAGGCCCGGTTTGACGCAGAGCTTCCAGAAACCTGTTTTCTTTGCTCACCAAGACAGCTGCTGGTTTTTCAAAGACCGTTATTACAGTTATCACCTGCCCGTGTTCGCAGTCAGTAATCTGCTAGGTGGTGAGCTCTTGAAGGCGGGACCCTCTGCTTGGTTCTGTTAACTGTTAATTGGATGGAGGAATGGAATGCTTGTTTCAGCATCAAAGATAGTACCTAACCACAGTAAGATATGAAAGATGTAGTGATAGACCTATAAAGAAAATTACTTTGGAGACAGGTTGAGACCAATTTTGTCAGGGCGGGAAGGAATGTGTGCTTCCTCTCTAAGGTGAGAGGGTGGTGGTGCCTGCAAAGGTGGGAGATGAGGAAGCGCTGAGCAAACGGCTGGGAGCTTGGGTGGCAGAACCAGGAGAGAGAACCATGCTCAACAGGTTAATGGGCGTGAGGTGGGAGGTGTGAATGCTATGGCTAATTTTGTGCTCCTGCGTGCAAGGCTGTTGAAGATTTTTGAGCAGAGTAATGATTAAAACTGTAAGGCTAGGCAGGATGACCGAGTGGGGAGGCAGTTGGGAGGATGTGGCAGTGGTTAATGTGAGAGGACCCACCAGCTGGCCTGCAGTAGTGACCGAGGGTTATCACTGATTACAGGAGGTGGAATTGACTTATGAAATTCAGGTTTGACTAGATCCTGAGCTAATTGGGGCAGGCACCAAGTGCACTTTAGGTTTAGAGGCAAAGAGGGTGGATTTAAATTCAACAGATGTTACATTCCTGCTGCATGCTAGGCTTTTTCATAACTGTTATCTCATCATAAGCCTCCTGCAAAGTCAGAACAATTACCCCCAGTTTCCAGAGGAGGAAACCCAGGCACAGTGCTTGCAGTGATGTGTTCAGGGTTACAATGAATgaatagcagagccaggattgaaACTGGGTCTTCTCATGTAGCCTGTGAACATTTCTCATTCCATTTAGAAAGAAGTCTTGGAGGTGATAGGACTTCAGAAACTTTTGAGTGATGGGAGCAGAGAAACATATGGTTGGCTGTGGGGGAAGACTTCCCTTCAGCACTGCAGGGGAATTAAAGTTCTGTTGCCCCCATGAATCAGTCTAGAGAATTTGATAGAAAAAGTTAAGTAATGGAAAAGGTAAAAATTAACATGGAGGTAAGCAACTGCAGGACCAGCTGCCAACCCCAGGGCTGAGGGAACAAAGAGATGAGGTTGGAATGATTAAATTTATGGATTCAGAGGGACGGCCTTGCAGAGCTGAAATTCCAGTCTTTGACAAGGGGGCGCTGCCCCAGTAGTGCTAGTGGTTCTGAGCTTGGAGGAGAGATCCAGAGGGCCTGGGATGGGACTCAGACCTCTGAAGAGAGGGCCCAGTGACCCTGTTGGCTCTGCGAATGTTAGCAAACTCTACTGGATTCAGCGGCCTCTAGAGGAAGGCACTCCTGCCGTCCGTCCGGGGTGAAGGGTGACTGGGGTGATTATctgcaggaagaggaaggagcaAGGCGCTTCTCCCCCACCTTTGCTGCAGCCAACAAGGCAAAGCAGAAGTGTGGGCTGCAGAGTCCCAGCCCCACCCTCACAGAGGAGAGTAAGAAAGGGTGGGTTTAGGGCTGGTCTAGGTAAAGACTTAATTCTTGGGACACCCCAGCTCTCCATGTTCTGGGTGACTTTCTTCTTCCCGCAGGCTGGCTTTGCCCCAGATGACCACTCCCACCAGAAGAAGGAGACTGAGAAGGCCACAGATCGACTAGGTAAGTAGACGGTAAAACCTGGGGTGCATGTTGGGAGAGATCGAGGAGCCAACGAGAGGGACTATCCCCATGTCTTGCTTACCTTTTCGTCACTTCTCCTCTTTGCTGCCGAGTTGCCTTTTCTGCCTAGTGTTCCAACCTCCAGCTGTGCCCTTGTTCGGAGGCCCTGCTGGAGCTTCCCTGAGGGAAGTCCTGAGCTATGTTCTCCCACCGAGAAAGACAGCTGAGGACCGCGGGAAGAGCACacaggctttggagccagacaaAATGGCTTTCACTTTCGGCTCCAGGGCGGAGTTTTGTGGCCTTAGATAAACTTAccctttcttcatctttaaaatggggaataTGATACTTCCCTCAGAGGGGTGTTTGAGGATTGGGGGAGAGGATCCAGAGCTGTAACAGCCACTCGCTACCAGTGCTGTTCACAAGTGAGCtgattataattaaataaaatgggaGATTGAGTTCGTAAGCGGCACTGGTGACTTCTCAGGTGCTCAGTAGGCACGTGTGGTTAACGCCAGCCAGTTGAACCGTACAGGCTATGGAGCATTGCCATCATCCCCCGAATTTTGTTGGGTGGTGCTGATCTAGATAAGGTGTCAAACGCATCGACAGGTGTGATCATAGTAGCTGATTCTTACTGAGTCCTCCCTGTGGGCCAGGCACAGTtctaaatgtttctttttcttttttcttttcctttccattttttttttgaaactctCCCAACAatcctattcccattttacaggtgaggaaactgagacacagagtaaaacatttttaaggtGGTGGTATGACACACATAACATAAAGTTTACCATTTAGCAGTTTTAAGGAGTACAACTCAGTAGCATTTAGCACAATCACAATGTTATTGCCCAACCACCACCACTATTTAGTTCCAgcacatttttatcaccccagaaGGAAACTTCCTGCCCAGTCAGTAGTCACCCTCCTGCCCCCTTCCTTgagcctttggcaaccactaattgGCATTTTGTCTCTGAATTTACCTATGCTGGACAGGTAAAAAGAGTTGCGtggaaatggaatcatacaccatgtggccttttatgtctgacttctttgactcagcataatattttcaaggttcatccatgttgtggtatatatcagtacttcattcctcttGAGGGCTGACAGTGCCATCATACGGAGGAACCACATTTTGCTTACCCATTCATCAGCTCTAGGCAtttatttaggttatttccacctTTGACTTGGtgattgcaaatagtgctgctatgaacatttttgtacaaGTTCTGTTTGAACCTGTCTTCAGTTCTTTTAGGTACACATTTAGGAGAGGAACTGCTGGGTTGTATAGTAATTCTGCATTCGGTTATTAAGGAATTGATTCAGTACATTTCAGCTCAGTCACATGTGTAGTCATCAGCAGAGCTGGGGTTtggacccaggcagtctggctgcaGAGCCCGTGCCCTGAGCTGTCACTGTGTTGCTTATAGTGTCGCTTTTGTACAGTGTTAATAGCAGCACTGTTCGTAGGCTGATTCTTTCCTTAGCTCTGACCTGGCATCACCATAGCTCTATATACTTGGAAGTCCATTATTTTTTGCCAGATTTTCTTCTGTTATCTTTAGACCTTTTGAAACTGGTGTCTTCCAGTCCTCCCCGATGTTGGGAGGAGGCATGGTGGTTGTCCATTGTGACTAGATGGGTTCTGTGCTCTCCTGcctgctttcctccctccactcctTCCTTGTCCTGTGCTTGCCTCTACCCTGATCTTTGAGGATGAAGGgagaagtagaagaggaaaaattCAATTCAGCCTTGTATTATGAGAGTCTATCATTTGCTAGAGACTGTTGCTTCAGTGACATGCAAACTACCTGAAAAATATAAACCGTGCCTGATTCCCTGTGTGAATGACAAGATGTGGCAATTAATGGCCTtgtttaaggggaaaaaataatcaaCCCTCAAATTGTAAACAggatagcattttttttttttttaaatgctcaggCAGCTGAAGAGTTGGTCCTATCTGGTTTGCCAGTTGTTTTAAGACCTTCTCCCTTTTGTGGTTTCTTAGCTCATGGAGTCCAGAGCATCCTTAATGATAGCCCTCCCCACGGCGAGGGCTCCCATTCTGAAGAGGAAGGCTTTGCTGTGGACGATGACGATTCTGATGGGGAGCCAAACACCTGGGAGCTGTTAGCAGGGGCGCCTGGCTGCCCTCCCAAGGAACAGGCTGCTGACCTTTTCAGTGAGGACTGGGACTTGGAGTTGAAAGCAGATCAAGGAAATCCGTATGGTAGGTGTGGAGTTTCTGGGCAGGGATCTGAGACCATCCTACCAGATTACCCCTGAAGGCAGACAGTGTGGAAGACGGACCCACATCTGTGAGCTTAGTCTGATCATCTGTTACAGGTCTGAAATTTCTGTGACAGCTTCTCTTTCAAgttggaaaacaaaaatacagattttaccTTTGACTCCCAAAATGTATCAGTTCATTTTAACATTAAAGCAATGTTACTCTCTCCGAATATCTCTGTGAATTGAGCAGCTGCAGGCAGAAGTGCTGTGTTACCCAGTTGCTTCCTCGGCACTGCTTTCTCTGTCTGAGAAGCAAAACCATGAGTTGCCTCAGAGGGAACAGGCTTGCCAGTTCTTCAAGGAGGGTTCTTGATGTgtgtttttaaacaaagaaaatgcaGGTGTCTGCCCCCTAGACATTTTTTggctgttttctgttttcactttCCCCCTTCCTTTAATCTGTTTTTGAAACTGCCTGCAGATGCTGATGACATCCAGGGTTGCATTTCTCAAGAGGTCAAACCTTGGGTGTCCTGTGCCCTGCAAGGAGACATGATCTATGACCCCAGCTGGCACCATCCGCCGCCACTGATACCCCATTATTCCAAGATGGTCTTTGAAACAGGACAGTTTGATGATGCTGAAGACTGAGCGTGTGGCTTTTTTGCCTGGTGGGTAGGCGGACCCCGCAGATCAaggtctctcttcctttctctgaggTGAGATGTCATATCTGAGGAAATGTTCCCAGTGATGCCGGAGTCGGGCGCATAGACAGGTGTTGAGTACAAGGTCCTTTGTCCTCCGGTTCTGTTGTGTTGTTCTATTGAGCTCCTCCCTGGAATGTGTGAGTTTGTGTTTGTTAGGAGGAGGACTTGTGTTCTTtataaataaagatagaaaaaaatcaatatacttTTGTCTACTCTTTTCCCCCCTTTTTATTAGCTAATTCTCAGCAAAGCCTTACTCCTTCATTTAAAGCCCCTGACTCATATTTTAAGGATTGAACTACTTGGAGACTTAAAATTACTctgtgtaagaaaataaattttttattttgcatcttGAGGTCTGGCACCGTAAGCCAGGGACTGGAATCCAAGAGATGTTGGTGACTTTGTGGCCGATTTATATTCTTATTGATGGAAAAGTGAGCATTTACTTGGTTAATAAGGACTTTTCATAGGCTGGAAAACTAAATTGTCAGTGAATTAATCCAGCAATTGTCTAACCCTCAATTGGCATGATAagatttgaagttttattttccatTGACTCTCTTAATCCTTACCATTTCTTACATGgagtcactattttttattttttaatttacttcattttagagataaggaaaatAAGACTCAAAATGTCTTCACCTGCCCAAGACTGTGCATCTGAGAAATGGCAGGACTGGGACCTCCACCCACATGTTACTCTGAGGTCTGTTCCCCTGGCTGCACCCTGCGTGTGTCAGAGCCTCCGGGCAGGGTCTGCGGGTCCTGCTGTGGCAGGTCTATGAAGCATCAGACTAGGTCACTTCTGCCACGTTGGCAGGCCGAGGGATTGCTTTTTACATCCCTGCCTCGTTATTGAAGCTGAATCAAGAAAAAGTTCCAGATCTGAAATCGGAGTCAACTCTCTAGCAGTTAGAAGAACATTTAACCATTTAAACAGTTTTTCAGAGGCCCACACACAGAGTGTGTGAACAAGACAGAACTTCGGGCAGGAGGGCAGCGGCTCTGGCTGTGGGGAGCCTCATGACCAAGGCTGCGTTAGAAAACCTGGGCCTCCCGCTGTCGCTGCTGATGCTGAAGGGCCAGTTGTAGACCATATCGTCACACTGCTCTtcgtttcctcctcctcctgacgCCATAACTGATTAGACTGCTGTCTAATGAAAGTGAGCGTGCCTGGTGTGAGAAGCTGAGCCCAGAAGTGTTGGGGGCTTGAGGAGGATGGCATCTTTGCTGGCGGGAAAGATGTTATTGACAGTGATCTTGGCCCATGTGTAAGCTGGAGTCCTGAGGGAGGATttggagagagggaagaaaaataacaCGAAAGCCCCAGTGCATGAGCAGCTGAGCACAGCAAATCCATAAGGTTCTGCTGCTGCGATCCATGGAAGTTGGGAATCTAGGACTCTTGCTTTTAAGAAGGTCATCCTGgcagttcctcttcctcctggttATTTCCATCAAAGTGGGTAAGAGGGAAATAGGGTCTACTgaagcaaggacacagaaaatAGTATTCTCTTAAAGTCATTAGAATGGCTTTTATGGCTGAAAGTTGGGCATATCAGGAGAACAAGAAAGGGGGAGTTAGTCAATTATTTTGATTTAAATGTGAtcactccctctcctctccccaccgCCACCCTGATTCAAGCATAGAGAAAGATGTAGAAGGGTAACTCCCCAGGCTGTGAACCTCAGTTACCTCAAGGGGGTAAGTGGGAGTAAGGAAAAACAGTagtgaaatggaaaaatactaaTGATACAGTAAGTGAAAAGAGAGGTGATAAAACTACTCTGATgataatacaaatatgaaaaattgCATATGCAAGTGAGAAGGATTAATATGGACAAGAGTAACATAGTTGCCACTCATGCTGAATCTAAGAAAAAGAAGGTTTTAAGGAAGAGGGAGTGACCATCTTTTAGAGAGAGAGGCGAAATACAATGAAGACTGAAAAGGGTATTTTGGGATGTGCGAACTAGAAAGTGCTCACATGATGTGGGGTAGGCGGAGACGGCACAGGTGTTGCAGGCTGCAAAGTTTAGGGGATGCGTGTGGCCACCTGAGCTGCTTGCTCCCTTGGGTGCTCTTGCTTCTCTTGAGTGGGAGGCATGGTGACTTCTGGGCAGCTTCTCTCAGGATGTGTGAGGCAGGATAGGAGAGACAGGAGGGAATGGACAGAAGTGGACAAAGGCTGCTGGAGAAGTACAGGTACTAAGGGGCCGTCAGGAGGGACAAAAGAGAAACTCTGATATTTCTTTCAAACAGTATCattaagaaagaaataacaaCTGACCACCGCAAAAATCTTTGGTGATGGGAAGGAGAGTAATTCAAGTGTGACTGGGTGACGTTCGAGGCATGCGCTTGTTTCTCTCGCCCTCTGCAGGCAAGCAGGTGGGCCTCTGGCCCCCTTTTTGTCCCCTTAGTGGAAGCATGCAATGGGGTCAGAAGCAGCCAAGACATTTTTCTAGCTTTTATTTTACAaagagggatttttttctttctgccttttttctttttgtaaagagGCAAGAGGGCTTTGGGCCAACAGACTCTGTCTTGAAGAAATTTGGAGGAAAAGAATTTTCCCCTGCACCTCCACATTTCCTCTGCCCCCCAACCACCAAATTCCCTGAGTGAGAagatggggaggagagagaaagaggaaatgtgACTTGGGTTGCTAAGAACAGATGGGATATGTGCCCTGCTTCCTGGTGTCCCTGGGAATTGGGTCTCTACAGAGTGATAGATGTTGGTGCTTCTAGGCAGTCAGGACCATCTTGCAAAAGGTGCCCAGGCCTTGAGCATGCAGAGAACCTGAGGGACCCAAAGGGGCCAAGGGCCCATCCCCCATTTCCTTCAGCACTGGGTGAGGAAGAGAGGAGAGCCCTATAAGGCCCAGATGGAAGCTCAGGGTTGGAAACTGCGATGGTCAGAGAGAATGGCCCCCAGGAACCCCAAAATGCAAGAGAAGCAAAGTTAGAAGCCTGGATGAGAACTAGTTACTGCTGGGGGGCTGGGTCACAGATGATCAGCTAGGCAGAAATGGCGTAATTGCAGTATCATGGGCTGATTAATACCAGACCACTGATAACTTTCTTTTTATCTGGATGAAAAACTTGCAATTTTCATACTGTGGCAGAACAAACAGAATTGTGCCATTCACAATTTGTATAGGCAATTTTGTGCATTTTTGACAGTTCCAGTGTGTTTCTGTCCATTGTGAGTTTCTTCCCTTTGGGAAATTCTGGGGGAATGTACGCTTTCACCCTGCCCCTAAGTTGGGGTGGTGCTGGGTTTACAGTGGGGACAGTTTGGGCATCATGAAACCCCAGGAGGTATGGTGGGTGGTGCTTTTCCAAGTTCTGCTCTCAGGTTCCCCAGGCAGCTGGGTGGGTTGGCCGTAGAGGCTGCAGAGACcactatctttatgtacagaagcAACTGGCTGGACTCAACAAAGCTCCACGGCATTGATGAAATCTGAGACTGCCTTCCAGGGAGATGGAAGCACACTCATTGGCTAAGTAAATAGCTTGGCGCTGCACTGCCCTGGGTTTTCCGGAGTTTGCATTCTTGGGCTCAGTTTTTCACAGGATGGTTGGAATATGGagaaagttggaaaaaaatgtgaCTGTAGCCTATCCGGATTCTGCCTCCCAGTTCTCCCAGAGCAGATTCCCCActggctctgtgagagagagagagagagagagagagagagagagagagagagagagagctaagGTCTTTGGAAAAAACAGCCTCTCTGCTCCTGGCAGTCTATTGAGCCGGTTCCGGGCCTGAGCTCCATCTCTCAGGTGTTTATGGGAAGGAGAACAGTTCGTTGGGTTCAGAGCACCAAGGTTTGGAGAATTGCACCAGGATTTGTACTTGATGATGGCCTGGAGAGTAAAACACAGCCATAGTTTCTGAAGAAGTTATGTCTTCCCACCTTAGAGGAGTCTCTGGTCCTCCCCtttcagccagagagagaaatagccCCAGAAGGCTTGCTTCCCCTTTCTGACTGTTGCAAGGTGCAGTTgatttccctttttctccctcttttttggtgaggtgaTTTTGATTTCAAAAGCAATTTCCTCTGACAATTACTCATTAGCTGTTGAACGAATGTTGCAGAAGTTAGAACCATGTGTTTAGCGACTCCAGGCAAGCACCTACCTGTATTTCTTGACTGCTGTCTGTGGCCTTATTCTGTTTCTCCAGAAGGTGGCAGCAAAGACCCATTGACCTGCTGTCGCCAGTGTAACACAAGAGGATAGTGAGGGGCCCTTAGAGGAGGTGCTGAGCTGGCTCAGGTTGCCTTCCTGTGGCCCGAGAATTGGTGGGCAGGATTTATTCCTGATTATAGGATGAGTTTTCTCAGAAAAAGTTACTGTGAAATCTAGGGATAAGTGTCATTGCTATTCCCCCAGACCCCACTGCAACACCTACCCCAGAGTCTGGTGCATACTAAGAGCTTAGTGCATGATTGTTGACTTCAAAGTGTGCATATGCACAAAGGGAAGTAAATGTATTGTGTTGCATCCCTCTGCCAGAGGACATgcgtattttttttcttatgaagtAAGGCTTgtaattctcattttacaaaaacagaaactaaggttcagagaggtgagaTAACTGGCCAAAGGTCACAAAGATAGGATGTGACCCAAGTCATCCGACTCCAAGCTTTTGGGGTTGTGTGCTTGCTCCACTAAGTTGGGAATCATTTATATTTAGCAAAAGTCTAGGATGAATTTCGTTTCAGAAAAAGCAAGGTTTTCCGTCCCAGAAAAAGTGTTGTTTGATCTTTATTCATCGATTACTTCTGAACACCTGCTGTATACTGTGTACTCAGGCTGGAGAAGTGGTGGCCCTGCTTCCCACTCTCA
The sequence above is a segment of the Manis pentadactyla isolate mManPen7 chromosome 4, mManPen7.hap1, whole genome shotgun sequence genome. Coding sequences within it:
- the COPRS gene encoding coordinator of PRMT5 and differentiation stimulator yields the protein MDPQAAGAQALGAAGPPRGPPLPSARKAPPSPGAGFAPDDHSHQKKETEKATDRLAHGVQSILNDSPPHGEGSHSEEEGFAVDDDDSDGEPNTWELLAGAPGCPPKEQAADLFSEDWDLELKADQGNPYDADDIQGCISQEVKPWVSCALQGDMIYDPSWHHPPPLIPHYSKMVFETGQFDDAED